From Triticum aestivum cultivar Chinese Spring chromosome 4A, IWGSC CS RefSeq v2.1, whole genome shotgun sequence, a single genomic window includes:
- the LOC123087308 gene encoding zinc finger BED domain-containing protein RICESLEEPER 2, producing MVDFEEDEVDEEDVDYEEEEEGEENEDDEEEDDDEEEEQEGDNVDEEGEVEIIDMGKFFEPGRKFLSKVWKEYEPIRVDDIVVAVECKHCARNICAERKHGTSSLRKHLKRCRERKKVLRVSGQLSASIVSPDGVAMGLWTFNQALARRELMRMIVLHELAFSLVEYDGFRRFVSSLNPSFKMICRKTVKEDCMKAFKEEKRILQRMFQNSKSKISLTTDLWTSNQTVGYICITTHFIDEEWKQQKRIVKFAAMETPHTGAAMFNIMVNFIREWNIEDNLFAVTLDNASNNGAMMKLLKAHLLLKKMLPGGGKLFHQRCAAHVINLICQAGLNFLGTVINMICETVKYIRSSPSRKEKLQEIVEQHGVSCGRTPSLDVPTRWNSTYMMIDIAKEYRGVFDSLAIQDKQYTFKPSFEDWENAEYVCRLLKVFYEATNVISV from the coding sequence ATGGTTGATTTTGAAGAAGATGAggttgatgaagaagatgttgactatgaagaagaagaggaaggagaagaaaatgaggatgatgaagaagaagatgatgatgaagaagaagaacaagagggAGATAATGTGGATGAAGAGGGAGAGGTTGAGATCATTGACATGGgaaaattttttgaaccgggaagAAAGTTTTTGTCTAAAGTGTGGAAAGAATATGAGCCAATCCGTGTTGATGACATAGTTGTAGCTGTTGAGTGCAAACACTGTGCAAGGAATATTTGTGCTGAGCGtaaacatggaacaagttcattgCGCAAACATTTGAAGAGATGCAGGGAAAGGAAGAAGGTTCTTAGAGTTTCTGGACAACTGAGTGCTTCTATCGTGAGTCCCGATGGAGTTGCAATGGGGCTTTGGACCTTTAATCAGGCATTAGCACGCCGAGAGCTGATGAGGATGATAGTGTTGCATGAATTGGCATTCTCATTGGTGGAGTATGATGGATTTAGAAGATTTGTCTCTAGTCTAAATCCCAGCTTCAAGATGATATGTAGAAAAACAGTGAAGGAGGACTGCATGAAAGCATTCAAGGAAGAGAAGAGAATTCTGCAAAGGATGttccaaaactccaaatccaagATTTCTTTGACCACAGACCTGTGGACATCAAATCAGACAGTGGGGTACATTTGCATCACAACTCACTTCATTGATGAGGAGTGGAAGCAGCAGAAGAGGATAGTTAAATTTGCCGCTATGGAGACGCCGCACACAGGAGCTGCAATGTTCAACATCATGGTGAATTTCATAAGAGAGTGGAACATTGAAGATAATCTCTTTGCTGTGACGCTAGACAATGCATCGAATAATGGTGCAATGATGAAGCTATTGAAGGCACATCTCCTGCTTAAGAAGATGTTACCTGGTGGTGGCAAGTTGTTTCACCAACGTTGTGCCGCCCATGTCATAAATCTGATATGTCAAGCAGGATTGAACTTCCTTGGTACAGTGATCAACATGATATGTGAAACTGTGAAATACATTCGAAGCTCACCAAGTCGAAAGGAAAAACTTCAAGAAATCGTTGAGCAACATGGTGTATCATGTGGGAGAACTCCAAGTCTTGATGTTCCAACTCGCTGGAACTCAACCTACATGATGATTGATATAGCAAAAGAGTATCGCGGAGTGTTTGACTCTTTGGCCATTCAAGATAAACAATATACCTTCAAGCCATCTTTTGAGGATTGGGAAAATGCCGAATATGTTTGCAGGCTACTAAAGGTATTTTATGAAGCCACTAATGTGATATctgtttga
- the LOC123087309 gene encoding glycine-rich RNA-binding protein blt801 translates to MADVEYRCFVGGLAWATDDQSLQNAFSKYGDVIDSKIITDRETGRSRGFGFVTFASDEAMRQAIEAMNGQDLDGRNITVNEAQSRRSGGGGGGFSGGGGGGYGGQRREGGGGGYGGGGGGYGGGRSGGGGGYGSREGGGGYGGGGGGYGGSRGGSGGGNWRE, encoded by the exons atggcGGACGTCGAGTACCGCTGCTTCGTCGGCGGCCTCGCCTGGGCCACCGACGACCAGTCCCTCCAGAACGCCTTCTCCAAGTACGGCGACGTCATCGACTCCAAG ATCATCACTGACAGGGAGACGGGCCGTTCCCGCGGGTTCGGGTTCGTCACCTTCGCGTCGGACGAGGCGATGCGCCAGGCGATCGAGGCCATGAACGGCCAGGACCTGGACGGCCGCAACATCACCGTCAACGAGGCCCAGTCCCGCcgctccggcggaggcggcggcggcttcagcggcggaggcggtggcggctaCGGCGGCCAGCgccgcgagggcggcggcggcggctacggcggcggcggcggtggctacggaggtggccgcagcggcggcggcggtggctacggcagccgtgagggcggcggcggctacggcggcggcggcggcggctacggcggcagccgcggcggctccggcggcggcaacTGGAGGGAGTGA
- the LOC123087310 gene encoding uncharacterized protein, whose protein sequence is MITRSKLVEQLRDYQIRSQHKRDIIGAISWGLLCCLLIVSSYMMLYFRHFWLSAVIISVGILLPAGLYILRQRKLAKKRERRLLLPLSM, encoded by the exons ATGATAACCCGGTCGAAGCTGGTGGAGCAGCTGCGCGACTACCAGATCCGATCCCAGCACAA GCGCGACATTATCGGAGCTATCTCATGGGGCTTGCTGTGCTGTCTCCTAATAGTATCCTCATACATGATGCTATACTTCAGGCACTTCTGGTTATCAGCCGTCATCATCTCCGTCGGCATTCTTCTCCCCGCCGGCCTGTATATTTTGAGGCAGAGGAAGCTGGCTAAGAAAAGAGAGCGGAGATTATTGTTGCCTCTCTCCATGTAA